A part of Aegilops tauschii subsp. strangulata cultivar AL8/78 chromosome 2, Aet v6.0, whole genome shotgun sequence genomic DNA contains:
- the LOC141041275 gene encoding protein FAR1-RELATED SEQUENCE 5-like yields MSGKHPRTILTDEDAAMAKAISVVLPQSQHRLCVWHMNQNACKHLAGVVEEYKKFNADFQHCIYDIEEEDDFINEWNRMLDRYGLRDNTWLQRLFEKREQWALVYGRNTFSAHMSTTQRSESMNNELKRYISIKYDMLTFFEHFERLVADKRFVEVKCDFKASQTTPKLKAVDSYVLRQAATMYTPEIFKMFEEQVLRTLNYDTFLCDDSDKEQKVYTVKFHGTQREHVVRFDPNEEEVNCSCKKFEFARILCSHCLKILDTNNIKHIPKQMFIHIAARAAESDETFDMAAKCVEQLARDVEKCLKNRTDPDPNPDVGPNIDSSRVSKHNEGLCRPRGSSGSSAKSSIPLFGTTWSYQWYLYPYDVARTESILPTTESYKWYL; encoded by the exons ATGTCTGGGAAACATCCAAGGACAATCCTGACTGATGAAGATGCAGCAATGGCCAAGGCAATCAGTGTAGTCTTGCCTCAGTCTCAGCACAGACTTTGCGTGTGGCATATGAATCAAAATGCTTGCAAGCACCTTGCTGGGGTTGTTGAAGAATATAAGAAGTTCAATGCTGATTTTCAGCATTGTATATATGATATTGAGGAAGAAGACGATTTTATAAATGAATGGAATAGAATGCTGGACAGATATGGTCTACGTGACAATACATGGTTGCAAAGGCTGTTTGAGAAAAGGGAGCAATGGGCACTAGTGTATGGCAGAAATACATTCTCAGCCCACATGAGCACTACCCAAAGAAGTGAAAGCATGAATAATGAGCTGAAGCGGTACATTAGTATTAAATATGACATGCTTACTTTCTTCGAGCATTTTGAGCGGCTAGTTGCAGATAAAAGATTTGTAGAGGTGAAGTGTGACTTCAAGGCGTCACAAACTACTCCCAAGCTGAAGGCAGTAGATAGCTATGTATTAAGGCAAGCTGCAACTATGTATACTCCAGAAATATTCAAGATGTTTGAGGAGCAAGTGCTTCGGACCCTCAACTATGACACATTTCTTTGTGATGATAGTGACAAAGAGCAGAAGGTTTATACAGTAAAATTTCATGGCACACAACGTGAGCATGTTGTCCGATTTGACCCGAACGAAGAGGAAGTCAATTGTAGTTGCAAGAAATTTGAATTTGCTAGAATCCTCTGCTCTCATTGCTTAAAGATACTTGATACTAATAATATCAAGCATATCCCTAAACA AATGTTTATCCACATAGCTGCTCGTGCCGCAGAGTCCGATGAAACATTTGACATGGCTGCTAAATGCGTAGAGCAGCTAGCACGAGATGTGGAGAAATGCTTGAAAAATAGAACTGATCCAGATCCAAACCCAGATGTGG GTCCGAACATCGACTCTAGTAGAGTTTCAAAACATAACGAGGGGCTATGCAGGCCAAGAG GGTCATCTGGGAGCTCTGCCAAATCATCTATACCCCTATTTGGCACAACATGGTCCTACCAGTGGTACCTCTACCCCTACGATGTTGCCAGGACAGAATCCATTCTTCCAACTACAGAATCCTACAAGTGGTACCTTTAA